The genome window TATGATAGCCGTTCCATCAATCTCAAGAAAGAGCAACTGGCTATTCTACAACGCAATGGAACGGCAGAAATTGCAGTTATTACCATTGGTGATGGAGTCGATAGTAGATTTGAAGATTGGTATAATATTGTAGCAAGCATTCCAACTATCAAAATCATCGTTGGATGTTGTCGTACAAAACATGGGACATTCGCCTATCTCAAAAATTTTGCAAGGACTCATCAATATACAATGGTTGTAACGCATCCATATTTTCAAGAGATGCCTGTTTTGCCTAAGGGCTCACCTATTGCAAACTATTGGAACGCAATTTTTGCAAACCATCTATTAGATATGATACATTTACACTTGTAAACAATATTGGGAATAATAACAATTAAAAACAAGAAGAATATGAAAAAGATTTATCTAATCATGATACTCTTCTTTGCGACAGCATCGGGAGTATTTGCACAAACAACCAACATTGTCACCCTCATGCTAAAAGCCAAGTCTGGCGAAGCAGAAGCACAGAATGCTCTGGGCGAAGCATATTATGATGGGAAAGGGGTTACGGAAAATTTAACTGAAGCTGTAAAATGGTTCACAAAAGCTGCAGAACAAGAAAATGCTAAAGCAGAATACAACTTAGGCAACTGCTATTACTATGGCAATGGAGTACAATACAGGGACCGTGGAGAAGCCGTAAAATGGTATACAAAAGCGGCAGAGCAAGGATATACTGAAGCACAAAACGACTTAGGATACTGTTATGAATTTGGCGAAGGAGTAGACAAGAATCTTAAAGAAGCCGTAAAATGGTACACAAAAGCTGCAGAACAAGGACTACCATTGGCACAATGCAACTTGGGAGCCTGCTATGAAAATGGCGACTGGGTAGAAAAGAACCTTGAAGAAGCCGTGAAATGGTATACAAAAGCAGCCAATCAAGGATATGCGAAGGCTCAATACTATCTGGGAAAAGCCTATGATAAAGGCGAAGGTGTAGCTAAGAACGATTCGGAAGCTATGAAATGGTATCTCAAAGCGGTAAAAAACAATTACCCACAAGCAGCCTATTATTATGGTGCAATGCTCTTAGCGGGTGACAAGCAAAAGGGTGTAACAAAAAACATACCAGAAGGAGTCAAATATTTGCGCAAGGCAGCTGATCTAAAAAACCTTGATGCAATTCAGGCTTTGGTTGGTGCCTATTACTCGAAAATGACAGGTGAGAATGATTTTGGTATTAGCAAATATCTTTCTTACGCTGACTTTGTTAAGTATATAAAAATTGGCGCAGAAGAAGGAGATCAAAACATGAAAACTTTTCTGACCAATTTACCAAATTTAAAATCAATGATAGCACAAGAAAAAAGTCTTGTAGCGAAATATGGACAGAGAGCATACGACAACATCAAAAAGGGAAAGGTTTATATAGGTATGCCAGAAGGTATCCTTACCGAATTCAGGACTTTTGAGACTGATGGTAGCAGATATCAAATGTACAAATACAATGGTCCTTACAGAGACTTAGTTGGTACTTACAAACAATATATCCCTTCCTATGCTCTCCGACTGGTCAATCTTCTTGGGAAGGTATTCCCTAGAATCGTAAAGGTTAGAAATGGAAAGGTTACAAATGTCATATATTAATAACATTAATAAGCGGACTCATAAAAGCATTACATTTATTATGAAGCATTCATTTTTACAAACATTAAGCACCACTTTTTCCTCTAAAATCGGAAAAAGTATCATTTTAGCAATATTCGTTATGCTAACAGGAAGCCCAACCTTCGGACAAGCAAGACGAGGCACTACACAAAAAGCCAATACAACAACTGTCACTAAGCCAAGCCCAAATTTAGTAAACGACTTTAACAAAAAAATCAAAAACAATTATTTCTTCAACAATAAGTCGAACAATAATGAGTGGGACATAGTATTCAAACCTGCCAATACTGAAGGAAAAGGCGGTGGAAATATCGTGATACCTATATCTAAACTTGGTCTCTCATTCTCATACAACATCACTGCAAACGGAAGTATCTATATCAAGATTGACAACGTCAAGATGAAGGAGGAGAAGATAACATGGCAAACTAATCCCGATGGGGTCATTTTAGAAGATCTGTTTTTCCAATTGCAGAGCGACTCACTTAAATACGATGAACTTGTAAATTGGAATCCAAACGAAGAGTCAGTTTACAACGAAGTCAATGAAATTGATAAAGTTGATGAAAAGCCATCTTTTCCTGGTGGTGAAAGTGCAATGAAGTCTTATCTGAACAGCAATGTAAAATATCCTGATGTAGCACAGGAAAATGGCGTACAAGGACGTGTAATCGTAGAGAGTATCATAGAGAAAGACGGCTCCATGTCTGACGTTAAGGTTATTAGAAGTGTTGACCCGTCACTTGACAGGGAAGCCCTGCGTGTTGTTAAGGCTATGCCGAAATGGACACCAGCAAAACTAAAAGGAATACCTGTACGAACCAAATGTACAACACCTGTCGTTTTTAGATTACAATAAGGATCTATACCCAAAACGGGAAAGTAGCTTCTATAAAGTGTAAATTTCAAATTACAAGACAATGAAAAAGAAACATTTTTTAATCATGATGTTTGTATGTTTCACAACAAGCATCACAAGTTGCTCAAACAACAAGAATAACAAGGAGGAGAATGGAATAGATTCAGTTGCCATAGCGCAAGCTAAAGCAGACAGTATTGCCAGATGCGATAGCATAGCTCGTGCTGATAGTATTGCAAAAGCAGACAGTATTGCTAAATCAAACAATTTGGCAGTAGGTATGTCTGTAAAGGAGGCATTACAGAAGCCTGGCGTCAAGAAAGATTGCGCAGATGCATTTGATGGTCAACACGAAGGAGATGCCTTAGTTTTGATACAAAACGGCAAGAAGTTTCTCACAAATGTTAGTTATCACATGAAGAACGGCTTTGCAGAATGTGATCATCTCAACTTTAACCTTTTGCCAGACAGTTATGAAGGTGACATCACTCTGGTTAGAGCCAAGGACTGTGCAGCATCCGCAAAAATTGTAAAGGAAATCAAATAACAAGCCTCATGAGACATTCTATTATCACAGCATTAGGCGTTTGCCTAGTCGCATCATTTACCGCCTGTGGCAACAAACAGACTAAAGATGCAGAAACCGTAGACAGTACGGCAATAAAAGACACTATCGTTTCCGAAAAAGTAGAGCCACAAGTGGACTCTACAAAAATCTTTAGCGACACAGTTGCACAAAGAGGGAAAATGGTATATAAGGTAACACGCCAAGTAGAAGACGACATCGTATATGATGACGAAAGAGACTTGGATAAGAGCACATTTACTGAGTCATTGCGCATTACCTTCAAGAACAATGGCAAAGTCAGCATCAAGGAAACCTTGCAAGACGACGCCACTTGGAGTGGAGAATGGGAAGCGAATGGCTATGACATAACCGTTTACGCCAACGATTTAGTCCTACGAGGTACCGTTTCCAAAGATTACAAGACACTTGAACTTTCCTCAGAATCTATCAGCAAAGTAAGTTGGACAGGTTCAAGGAAATTAAGACTTCAATAAACCAATTACACTCATGGCTTTCCTATTGATATAATAGCGAATTGCCATGAATGTTTTTTATTTTCCTCCTAAGAATAGTATCAGTTTTGAAAACGGACATTAAAATACCGTTTACCGCAAAAACACAAAGTAAAGTACCGCAAAAATACAAAGTAAAATACCGTTAAAACACAAAATAAAATACCACAAAAATACAAAATTATTTGTAGATTCCACTATTTATTACTATCTTTGCAAACAAAAACATATTGAACATGAAGTATTTAGATAGAATAGCAGACAGAATGCTCCAACTTCGTCTGGAAGCCTTTGGAGCAGTACAGATTGTTGGACCAAAATGGTGCGGAAAAACCACAACGGCCATGCAGCAGTCAAAGAGCGTAATCAAGATGCAAGATCCAGATAAGCGTGAAGGATATCTGGCGACGGCACGCACCAAACCATCCTTGCTGCTCAAAGGCAAAACACCACGACTGATAGACGAGTGGCAGGTAGCACCAGTTTTATGGGATGCTGTTCGGAATACCGTAGATGAGCGAAAACAGAAAGGTCAGTTTATCTTAACCGGTTCTACAGTCGTCGAAGACAAAAACGGAGAAATCATGCATACGGGTACTGGTCGCATCTCCAAGATGCCCATGTATCCTATGAGCCTTTATGAGTCAAAGGAATCAACAGGCTCCATATCTTTACGTTTATTGTTTGATGACCCAGCTTACGATATTGATGGATTTCTGTCAGACATGACCGTGGAGAAACTGATTTTCGCTGCTTGCCGAGGCGGTTGGCCAGCATCACTGGACGTCACTTCGCAGGAGGCACAATTACTGATAGCACAGGATTACGTAAATGTGATTTGCGATGAAGATATATCGAGGGTAGATGGCGTAAGAAGACAGCCAGCTTTGGCTCGACTCATCATGCGTTCTTATGCCCGGAACATCTGCACCCTCGTCAAGAAATCCAAGATGTTGGCAGACATCACGGTAGAAATGGAGAAAACGTCGATGCCAACATTTGATGATTATGTTTCTGCCCTGCAACGATTGTTTGTCATAGAAGATGTGGAGGCATGGTGTCCGGCAATCCGCTCAGCCGCAGCAATCCGTTCGGGAGCCAAGCGTTGCTTTGTAGATCCTTCCATAGCTGTTGCTGCTTTGGGTATGTCACCAAGAAATCTGGAATTAGACCTTCGAACCTTTGGTTTCATATTCGAGTGTATGTGCATTCGCGACCTGAAGGTATATTCGCAAGCCTTGGGAGGTAGAGTCTCTTACTATCACGACCGCTATGACCTGGAGGCAGACATCGTGCTTCATCTTGCAGATGGCCGCTATGCCTTGATAGAATGCAAGTTGGGTAGTCGGGAGATAGAAGATGGTGCCAAGCATCTCCTGCAACTACGGGATTTGATTCGTGAGAAGAACAAGACAGAGCATCAGATGCCACTCAGAGAGCCAGACCTGCTGATTGTCATGACAGGAGGCGAAATGGCTTATACAAGGGAAGATGGAGTAAAGGTTATACCTTTGGCTACATTAAAAGACTAAGAAAAGGGCACTCATCCTTACCTCACTTAGGATACCACCGCCCTAACTACCTTTTTTAACATAGTTAGGGCGGACTTATAAGCCGCGAATTCAATAATCAAGCGCCAATACTTTTTTTCAAAATATTGGCGTTTTTTTTTGAAATTTTCCCTTCATATTACTATATTATAAAGGTATAACCAAAAAGAAAGAATAAAATGGCAAATAAAATGTCTTTATGTATCATCAAATACACCTATACTCGATATGTAGGGGTGGATATCGAAAAATATACTCGGGGACTATTCGAGTATGTGAAGGAAGAGTTTGGGGAGTTTCAACCACAAATGTCAGAGCCTGGAACTATACCTGATATGCCAGACTATCTGGACATCGTGCTCTGCAAAAAGGACGGAAGTATCTTCTACGAAATGGATATCCAAAGACGTGCCATCAACATCCCGCATGATTGTCAAATGGATGGATTAGTATTGGAAATCTTTATCCAGAACTGCGATGGCACGAGATACAAAAAAAGACATGCATATCCCAAGCCTTGGTGGAACCATAAAGCTAACGGCAAGTCGGGCATGAGAAAACTGAAAATTCATAAAACTATCAGCAAAAGGAATCTTAACAATCAAGAAGGCAAAGACTCTGAAGGCATCAGAATACCTGAACTTAGATCTCAGATTCTCAAGTTTCATAAATTCTTAAAATAACCATCCCATGACATACGAAGAATTCAAGCAATTGGCTGAACATCCACAGCATCGGGATGTTCCTGCCATCTTCAAGCTCGAAGTATTAGAAACAGAAGAGCT of Segatella copri contains these proteins:
- a CDS encoding tetratricopeptide repeat protein, whose product is MKKIYLIMILFFATASGVFAQTTNIVTLMLKAKSGEAEAQNALGEAYYDGKGVTENLTEAVKWFTKAAEQENAKAEYNLGNCYYYGNGVQYRDRGEAVKWYTKAAEQGYTEAQNDLGYCYEFGEGVDKNLKEAVKWYTKAAEQGLPLAQCNLGACYENGDWVEKNLEEAVKWYTKAANQGYAKAQYYLGKAYDKGEGVAKNDSEAMKWYLKAVKNNYPQAAYYYGAMLLAGDKQKGVTKNIPEGVKYLRKAADLKNLDAIQALVGAYYSKMTGENDFGISKYLSYADFVKYIKIGAEEGDQNMKTFLTNLPNLKSMIAQEKSLVAKYGQRAYDNIKKGKVYIGMPEGILTEFRTFETDGSRYQMYKYNGPYRDLVGTYKQYIPSYALRLVNLLGKVFPRIVKVRNGKVTNVIY
- a CDS encoding energy transducer TonB, translating into MKHSFLQTLSTTFSSKIGKSIILAIFVMLTGSPTFGQARRGTTQKANTTTVTKPSPNLVNDFNKKIKNNYFFNNKSNNNEWDIVFKPANTEGKGGGNIVIPISKLGLSFSYNITANGSIYIKIDNVKMKEEKITWQTNPDGVILEDLFFQLQSDSLKYDELVNWNPNEESVYNEVNEIDKVDEKPSFPGGESAMKSYLNSNVKYPDVAQENGVQGRVIVESIIEKDGSMSDVKVIRSVDPSLDREALRVVKAMPKWTPAKLKGIPVRTKCTTPVVFRLQ
- a CDS encoding ATP-binding protein, giving the protein MKYLDRIADRMLQLRLEAFGAVQIVGPKWCGKTTTAMQQSKSVIKMQDPDKREGYLATARTKPSLLLKGKTPRLIDEWQVAPVLWDAVRNTVDERKQKGQFILTGSTVVEDKNGEIMHTGTGRISKMPMYPMSLYESKESTGSISLRLLFDDPAYDIDGFLSDMTVEKLIFAACRGGWPASLDVTSQEAQLLIAQDYVNVICDEDISRVDGVRRQPALARLIMRSYARNICTLVKKSKMLADITVEMEKTSMPTFDDYVSALQRLFVIEDVEAWCPAIRSAAAIRSGAKRCFVDPSIAVAALGMSPRNLELDLRTFGFIFECMCIRDLKVYSQALGGRVSYYHDRYDLEADIVLHLADGRYALIECKLGSREIEDGAKHLLQLRDLIREKNKTEHQMPLREPDLLIVMTGGEMAYTREDGVKVIPLATLKD